The DNA segment GATCCCAAAGCCCAGTTGCTGATAGATATTGCTACTGATATTGGGAATCACGGGAGAAAGAAGATAGGCGGCTAGTCTCACAGATTCTAAAACAGTGTACAGTACTGTTTCTACTTCCTGTTGTCGTTCTTGTTTATATAACGACCAAGGGGCTTGATCATCAATAAACTTATTACTGGCTTGCACCAGTGAAAGCACGACCCCACAAGCTTGATTAAAAGCTAACACTTCGTAGGCTTGTTTGACCTTTGCTCCTAAATCTACACCCAATGCTTTCAATGTATTTTCCGCAGGAATATCTTCATTGGTAATCGATAAAGCATAATTAGCGCAGTATTTTTTCACCATGTTCAGGGTGCGATTGAGCAAATTACCTAAGTCATTTGCCAAATCTGCATTTAGCACATGGATGAATCTAACTTCATTAAAGTCGCCATCTTTGCCAAATTCGATTTCCTTAAGGAAGTAATAACGAACTGCATCACTACCATACTGCTGGACTAGTCCTACAGGATCTACGGTATTACCTAGACTTTTACCCATTTTTTGACCATCTTTGGTCAAAAAGCCGTGTCCAAAAACTCTATCTGGTAAAGGTAAGCCAGCAGATAAAAGCATCGCCGGCCAGTAAACAGCATGGAAACGTAAGATATCCTTACCAATCAGGTGCAAGTTAATCGGCCACCATTTTCCTAAGGCATTTTCTAAGGTTGGTTCATCCTCTGGATCTAACAATGCTGTGACGTAAGCTAGCAAGGCATCGAACCAAACATATAAGGTATGCTTTGGATCATTGGGTACTGGAAAACCCCAATCTAGATTTACCCGCGAAATGGAAAAGTCTTGCAACCCTTGGCTAACAAAGTTGAGGACTTCATTACGACGGCTTTCAGGCTGGATAAAATCTGGGTGAGACTGGTAAAACTCTTCTAATTGAGTTTGATATTTCGAGAGACGGAAAAAGTAGTTTTGTTCGTCTCTCCACTCAACTTCTTTATTAACATGGATAGGGCAGCGATTTCCTTCTAATAATTCCCTTTCTTCTTTAAATTCCTCACAAGATACACAGTACCAGCCTTTTTGCTGTCCTTGGTAGATGTCGCCAGCCTCCCACACCCGTGCAAAAAATTCGTCTACAATGGCTTTGTGACGCACAGCCGTAGTTCGACTAAAGCGATCGTATTGAATATTCAACAACCGCCACAAACTCATAAAGCTGGGGACAATTTCGTCACAAAACTCTTGCGGGGCTTTTCCTAAACTCTCGGCTGAACGCTGAATTTTCTGCCCATGCTCATCTGTACCTGTTATCAGCAGCACATCACGCCCTAATAACTTCTGAAACCTCGCCACTGCGTCTGCGGCCATTGTTGTGTAGGCACTACCAATGTGAGGAACATCGTTTACATAATACAGAGGTGTTGTCAGTGCAAATGTTTTTTCTGCTTTATTCACTAGATTCATGGAAAATAAAAAATTAACTTATAAAAACGTTTTATATCTTAACTTCTATCAACAAATTCACGCAATTATACGATAATAGCTCCTTTTGCTGAAATAACACTTTAATATTAGCAAATTTACCATCCAAAGTATTATTTTGTAATACCTATGAATCCAAATAATCCTAAACAAAAGACTGAAATCAACTATTAATAATTTTGGAGAATGCTTTCATTACATTTATGGTGATGAAGAACACAAATCTCCCAAACTAGAGAATTTTGCGGCTTTTGTGGATAAAACATTTCTACCTTAAGACGGTCAACGCAAGGGTGAAGAAATGTAAAAATTAAATCAAGATAAACTGCGATATTTTCCCAAAAAAACACATTGATCAGGCATGAGTGCAAATAACCCCCTAGATATTTCTCGGATATTCTTAACAACACTCTCTACTAAAATGTTCCGCTATTACGAGGATCGCATTCCCCAAGATGCTAGTTTGTTAATAGTGAGCAATCATCGCAGTTTTATGGATGCACTAACTTTAATGGCGGCTTTATCGAATCCGATTCGTTTTGCTTGTCATCACTATATGGGACAAGTGCCAATATTGCGGGAGATTGTTACAGGACAATTGGGTTGCTTTCCTTTAGAAGAAAATCAACATCGTCAGCAAAGCTTTTTTGTGCAGTCACAAAAGCTACTACAAACAAAACAAATGGTGGGAGTATTTCCTGAAGGTGCTGATCCGATGGTGAAATATACTCCAGCCAATGAAGTAGGGGAATTTCGCCGGGGCTTTGCTCATCTAGCGTTACGTTCTCAAGTCAAGAACTTAGCAGTGTTACCAGTAGCGATCGCTTCCTTAGAAGAGAGTAACACTTCGGCTTTTCCCCTAAAATTATTAAGTTTGTTCGACCCTTCCGAACCATTATTCAATCAATATGGTTGGCATCCCCTGGTAATCTATCATCGAGTGGCTGTCTTAGTCGGTCGTCCTTATTGGATTACAGCCCAACATCACAACCAATATCACGGTAAACAGGCGAAAAATGTTGTGGCTGAACTAACCACACATTGCCATGATGAAATCGCTACTTTACTCGCTCAAGGTTGTTATTAAGTACAACTTACGCAGGAAAAGGAAAAAGCAAGGGTATAGGGGTTTAAGGGTATAGGGGTTTAAGAATAATCAGCCAGTTCTTTAATTTACTAGTAAATAGGATCATAATCGATATAGCAAATCTTTTTTTATGCCTAGATTAATCTCTAGGATCATCATTAATTAATCAAAGTATCTTCAAGGAAGATTTATACAGTACAAGCTATGATTTTAACTGGACTATGAAGCTTCACCCTTGTATTGTCCTATTGATACAAAGTATGAGGTTGACATAGGGTAAAGTTTATAAAAACAGCAAATAGAATTTAAATTTTACAATGCCAGACGTTGAACTAAAGCCGTGTTTCCTAACTCCTAGACGAGTACGACCTGAGTATCCGTTGTTCGTCTATTTGCCAGGAATGGATGGAACTGGTCAATTGTTGCGATCGCAAACGGCGGGGTTAGAAATTGGCTTTGATGTCCGTTGTTTGGCGATCCCCCGCCAAGACCTCACTAGCTGGGATGTCCTCACCAATAATGTCCTAGACTTAATTCATGCAGAATTAGAAAAAAGTTCCCAAAGAGCAGTCTACTTGTGTGGTGAGTCTTTCGGGGGGTGTTTGGCGATGAAAGTAGCCACTAAATCGCCCCACTTATTTAAGCGTCTAATTCTGATTAATTCCGCCTCAGCTTTTAAACTCCGTCCTTGGTTGGATGGGCTGTCTCAAATGGTGCAATTAGTCCCTGAATGCCTTTATGATGCGGGCGCACTAGGTTTATTACCATTTTTGGCATCATTGCAGCGTATATCTCGGAATATTCGCCAAGAACTGCTAAAAACCATGCGTTATGTTCCACCAGAGACGGTGCTTTGGCGGTTATCTTTATTGCGAGAATTTGATATCAGTGATGAGAAATTGCGTTCTCTGACTCAAGCAACCTTATTAATTGCCGGTGGAAGCGATCGCCTGTTACCATCCGTTAGTGAAGCTGCGCGCCTAGCAAATATTATCTCTAACTCTCAGAAAGTCGTTCTACCTAATAGTGGACACGCCTGCTTATTAGAGGAAGATGTAAATCTCTATGAAATTCTCCAAGTTCATAACTTTCTAGAAATTAAAAGCCCCAAAATTTCTCATCTCAAAATTCCCCAACAAAAAATTTGATATGTATAATGTTTTTTCTCTGTGTCTCCGTGGTGGAAATATTAAACCCTAGAGATACAGAGAATTGTCCTGGTTGATAGATGTCAAGGCTTGCAATTATCGACTAAAACCAAAACAGAGGGTCTGATAAGGATGATGACAAGCAATGCCAGACAAACCACCCGCAAACATAGAAAAAAATACTAAACCATCTGTAATAGATGCTGTTGCTCAAATTGGGAAAGCAACGGTTAAGCAGACACAAAATTTATTTGAGCAAGGTACTCAAATAACGGGTAACGTCATCAACCATATTAGTGAGAATTGGTTGATTAGAAGAATTTCAGGATTTTTGAATCTTAATTGGCTAATTGGGGCAAGTGACAACGTAGACATAGAAAAAGTTGCTACCTCAGTTAACAAACTCAAACAAAAGTATCCCCAGGAATCACCAAGCCAAATTGCCCACCGCATCATGATGGACAAAGCAGCTAAATCTGGTGGAGTAGGTCTAGCGAGTAGCATTTTACCTGGAGTAGCCGCCGCCTTATTTGCAGTGGATTTAGCTGCAACAATGAAATTGCAGACAGAAATGCTTTATCAGATTGCTGCTGCTTACGGACTTGATTTGAAAGATCCTGCTCGAAAAGGGGAGCTTTTGACAATTTTTGGTTTAGGACTGGGTGGAAATCGCCTCCTGAAAGCAGCCGGATTAGCCCTACTACGTAATATACCCTTTGCTGGTGCGGCGATCGCTGCCAGTTCCAATGCCACACTCAGCTATTCTTTAGGATATGCAGCTTGTCGATTTTACGAAGCCAAGTTAGACGCTGCAACATCCATCAATTCTCCAGAAACATTGTCAAACTTAAAAGCCGAGAGCGAGAAATATTTAGAAAAAGCGATCGCTCAAGAAGCCATCATGGATCAGATATTAGTTCACATGATCCTCGCCAGCCATCCAGAGAAAACTTGGGAAGAAATCTTACCAGACTTGCAAGTTGCCAACCTCAGCCCCACATCCTTAGCAGCCATCAAGCAAAATATCAAATCACCCCAACCATTCGAGCAACTGCTGAACCAGTTAAATCGTGATTTTGCCGTCCCCTTACTAGCTCGTTGTCGCAAAATTGCCGAACTAGACCATCAGAGTGAACCAAGAGAGCTAGAAATAATCAATGCGATCGCCAAGAAATTTGATATTAGTCACGAATTAGGGGTGTAAGGGTGTAGGGAATCCCATCAATAGTAATTAATTCTTCCCCTTGATCCTTGTTTTTCTGATTCCTTATCTCTTCCTAATCCCCATTACCCCTTATCCCCAGAGGGGGCCCCACCTTCCCCAGTCCCCAGTCCCCAATCCCCCCTATCCTGAAACAAAAATTTTGAGCAATACTGGTACAGGAAAGCATATATACATAGACAAGACCCCAACATGGCAATTCAACTGAGTGATAAGCCTCTGCTAGAATGGGCAGGCGATACTTTGGCGATCGCATTATTTGAAGATGCAGTCGAGTTAACTGGTGAACTAGGAAGTTTAGATGAAAAGTTTGCCGGCATCTTAAAAGAGCTAATTACTGAAGAAGAGTTTACAGGCAAAGCCAACAGCACGGTTTTTACTCGTGTGAGTTCTAATATCCCAGTACGGAAAATAATTTTGGTGGGTTTAGGCAAAACTGAAGCCTTCAAAATAGAAACCTTAAGACGTGCGGCGGCGGCTGTAGGTAAAGTAGGCAAAAAACAAAAAAGCAAAGTTATCGGACTGAGTTTTCCTTTGTGGAATAATGACCCTACGGCCTCAGCTCAAGCAATTGCTGAAGGCTTGCAGTTAGCACTCTATCAAGATAATCGCTTTAAATCAGACCCAGAAGACAAAGGTTCTCAAGTCGAAACAGTAGAATTACTTGGTTTTGCCGGACAAGAAGCGGCAATTAACCGAGCAAATCAAATCGTTTCTGGGGTAATCTTGGCTCGCCAGTTGGTAGCAGCACCAGCAAATAGTGTCACACCAATTACAATGGCAGAAACGGCTCAACAGATTGCCCAAGATTATGGTTTACAAATAGAAATTTTAGAGCAGGAAGATTGCGAAAAACTAGGCATGGGTGCATTTTTAGGAGTTGCCCTCGCCTCAGATTTACCACCTAAATTTATTCACTTAACTTACAAACCAGAAGGCACACCCAAGCGCAAACTAGCAATTGTGGGTAAAGGTCTAACCTTCGATTCCGGTGGACTCAACATTAAAGGCGCTGGTAGTGGTATCGAAACCATGAAAATTGATATGGGAGGTGCAGCAGCTACCTTAGGCGCAGCCAAAGCCATTGCCCAAATCAAACCAAATGTAGAAGTTCACTTCATCTCAGCCGTGACCGAAAACATGATTAGCGGTAAGGCTATGCACCCAGGAGACATCCTGACTGCATCCAATGGCAAAACCATCGAAGTAAACAACACCGATGCCGAAGGGCGTTTAACCCTAGCAGATGCCCTAGTCTATACCGATAAATTGGGATTAGATGCGATCGTAGATCTAGCAACCCTCACCGGTGCCAATGTCATTGCTTTAGGTGATGACATTGCTGGTTTGTATACTCCCGATGATGCCTTAGCAGGGCAACTAGAGCAAGCCGCTAGTGAATCAGGGGAAAAGATTTGGCGGATGCCATTAGAAGAAAAATATTTTGAAGGACTAAAATCTGGCATTGCCGACATGAAAAACACCGGGCCTCGTCCTGGTGGTTCCATCACTGCTGCTTTGTTTCTCAAGCAGTTTGTCAAAGATACCGCGTGGGCGCACTTAGATATTGCCGGGCCAGTTTGGGCGGACAAAGAAAACGGCTACAACGGCCCAGGTGCTACTGGTTATGGTGTCAGGCTGTTAGTAGATTGGGTATTGAGTGAGTAGGGGGGGTAGGGGTATAGGGGTGTAGGGGTATAGGGGAAGGAATAATAAATTTCTTTTCCCTCACACCCTTACACCCTTACACCCTCACACCCTCATACACAATGTGCTATCTTGGGCTTGCCGCTAAAACTTGTTGCAATTGTCACAAGAGAGATGCGGTGGTGAGAAAGTTAAGATTTTTCAGCCAAGCCATCTGGTAAAATTTGTAAGGTTTCTAGAAGCTTTGAGCAATGGGATCGACTTGCGTACGGATAGCAATTGACGCAATGGGAGGGGATCACGCACCCAATGAAATCGTAGCTGGCGCTGTGCGAGCAAGCGAAGAATTGGGTGTGAAAGTACTGTTGGTAGGTGATCCCCAACAAATTGCATCTGCCTTGCCACCAAAAACTAATTTGGAGAGGGTGGAGATCGTTCCTGCTGAGGAAGCGATCGCAATGGATGAGGAGCCTTTGAACGCGGTAAGACGCAAGCGCAAGGCTTCTATTAATGTGGCGATGGATTTAGTCAAGCGAGAGCAGGCGGATGCCATATTTTCGGCTGGCCATTCTGGTGCAGCTATGGCATCAGCTTTACTACGCTTGGGACGATTACCTGGAGTTGACCGCCCGGCGATTGGTACAGTGTTTCCCACAATCAAAGCTGGCAAACCTGTATTGATATTAGATGTGGGAGCCAATGTAGACTGCCGCCCTAAGTTTTTAGAGCAGTTTGCTGTGATTGGGTCAATTTACAGCCAGTATGTCTTAGGGACAGGGGAACCCAAGGTGGGTTTGTTGAATATTGGCGAGGAAGATACCAAAGGCAATGAATTAGCCTTACGTACTCACCAACTATTAAAGGACAATTCCAATATCAATTTTATTGGGAATGCCGAAGGGAGAGATGTACTTTCCGGCGAATTTGACGTGATTGTGTGTGATGGCTTTGTCGGCAATATTTTACTCAAATTTGCGGAGGCGATCGGCGGTGTAATTCTGCAAATCCTCCGGGAAGAATTGCCCCAAGGTTTACACGGTCAAATCGGTACAGCCATCTTAAAACCCAACCTGAAGCGCATTAAGCAGCGCATGGATCACGCAGAACACGGTGGTGCTTTGCTGTTAGGGGTATCAGGTGTTTGTCTAATCGGTCACGGTAGCTCTCAAGCTCCTTCAGTATTTAATGCCATTCGCATGGCCAAAGAAGCTGTAGATAATCAAGTGATGCAACAACTGCAATCCCAGTATGAAATTCTACACAGCACCAGCGATTAGCATTAGTTCTGCGGGTTATTAGTCAAAAGTAAATGACTAATGACTAATGACTAATGACTAATGACTAATAACTGATAGCTTGGGAGACTAGGAGTGCAAAACTTAGGCATCGCAATTACCGGGAGTGGTTCAGCAGTACCTGAAACTTCCCTTCACAACGAAGAATTAAGCCAACTGGTAGAGACATCAGACGAGTGGATCAGCACCAGAACCGGAATCCGCCAACGGCGTTTAGCCCTACCGACTGAATCATTAAGCAGTCTGGCGGCGGCGGCTAGTAGACAGGCGATCGCCTCGGCTGGCATTACAGCATCTGATATAGATTTGATTTTACTGGCAACTTCCACACCTGATGATTTGTTTGGTACTGCTACTAAAATCCAGGCTGAATTGGGAGCTAATAAAGCCGTAGCCTTTGATTTAACCGCCGCCTGTTCCGGCTTTGTCTTCGGTCTAGTCACAGCAGCTCAATTTATCAGAACTGGCGTATATCAGAATGTACTGTTGATCGGGGCTGATATTCTCTCCCGTTGGGTAGATTGGCAAGACAGACGTACTTGCGTGTTGTTTGGTGATGGTGCTGGGGCAGTTGTCTTGCAGGCGAACTCAAGCGATCGCTTATTGGGATTTGCCCTCAAAAGTGATGGGACACAAAACCATTATCTCAACCTAGCTTATCAAGGCACTGCCAAAGAAATTCTCCCCAATGTCAAGATTACTCAAGGCACATATCAACCCGTAACCATGAACGGCAAAGAAGTTTACCGCTTTGCCGCTCAAAAAGTCCCAGAAATCATTGATAAAGCTCTATTTGAGGCTCAACTAACTGTTGACCAAATCGATTGGCTACTACTACATCAAGCAAATCAACGCATTCTTGATACTGTAGCTCAACGCCTAAATATTCCTGCACACAAAGTAATTAGTAATCTCGCTAATTACGGCAATACCTCCGCCGCTTCCATCCCCCTAGCCCTAGATGAAGCCGTGCGAGAAGGTAAAATAAAACCAAACGATATCATTGCTACATCCGGCTTTGGAGCGGGTCTAACATGGGGTGCAGCAATTTTCCAATGGGGAAGATAATCAATTAAAAATTCAAAATGCAAAATTCAAAAATTGGATTGTTCATTTTGAATTTTTAATTTTGAATTTTGAATTAGAGCGAAGCGACTGACAAATGACAAAAACCGCATGGGTGTTCCCCGGACAAGGTTCTCAAGCACTGGGGATGGGAACAGACTTACTAGATATACCAACTGCCAAAGAAAAATTTGCTCAAGCTGAAGCAATCTTAGGCTGGTCTGTAAGCGAAATCTGCCAAAACGAAGAAAAATTATCACAGACACTCTACACCCAACCCAGTCTTTATGTAGTAGAGAGTATCCTTGCAGACCTGACAAAAGAACGGGGACACCAGCCAGATTTAGTTGCTGGTCATAGTTTAGGAGAATACATCGCCCTTTACGTTGCCGGCGTTTTTGAGTGGTCAGCTGGTTTAAAACTAGTCAAGCGACGAGCTGAACTCATGGATAGCGCCGCAGGCGGCATGATGGCGGCTATGATGAATTTTGACCGCGAACAGTTGGAAACAGTAATTTCCCAGACTCCTGATGTGGTGCTAGCAAACGATAATAGTCCGGCGCAAGTTGTTATATCCGGTACTCCAGAAGCTGTGCAGACAGTTATGTCTCAAGTCAAAGCCAAGCGTGCTGTCCCGTTGAAAGTTTCGGGAGCATTTCATTCACACCTCATGAATACGGCTGCTGTAGAGTTCCAAGAAATTCTGGAAACTGTAGAATTTCAACAGGCTAGTGTACCCGTATTATCAAACGTCGAGCCAGCGCCGGCTGTTGATGCCGCTATTTTAAAACAACGCCTTAGCCAACAGATGACTGGTTCAGTGCGCTGGCGAGAAATTTCTTTAACATTACCAGCCAACGGCATTGAGAAAGTCGTGGAAATCGGCCCTGGTAATGTACTAACAGGTTTGATTAAACGCACTACTGCTGATTTAATTTTAAAAAACATCCGCAACGCTGCGGAATTACCAAATTAGCGACTGGGGATTAGTTCGATAACGCTGCGAGAGGGTTTCCCTATCTACAAGACGTTACTCAAAAATGTTTCCCTTTCCATCCTTGCCCCCGTTCGGACTTCCCTGCGGGACGCTACGCTTTGGCGCAACCTCTAGCAGGGAAGCCTGCTTCAATCCCCAGTTCAAGACAAAAGTCAAAAGAAAAAATCTTTTGCCTTTTTACTTTTTACTTTTTTATCCCCAACCCCCAAACTCTTATGTCCCGAACCCGCGAACCATTGATTAGTCTGGCACTGTACCATGCCTTTAAGTGGTCAGTTGTCAGCCCGATGTTGCACACTTACTTTCGGGGTCGGATTTATGGTGTGGAAAATGTCCCCCAATCAGGCCCTGTAGTAGTTGTAAGTAATCATGCTAGTTACTTTGACCCGCCCATTGTCTCTAATTGTGTGCGTCGTCCAGTGGCATACATGGCAAAGCAAGAATTATTTGAAATTCCTGTTTTAGCACAGGCGATTAAATTATATGGTGCTTACCCAGTTAGTAGAGGAAGTGCCGATCGCAATGCCATTCGTGCAGCTCTAGAATATCTGGAAAATGGCTGGGCTGTAGGTGTGTTCATGGAAGGTACTCGCACCCCAGATGGTCGCATTAGTGACCCCAAAAGAGGCGCAGCCCTACTAGCAGCTAAAGCGAAAGCGCCGATATTACCTGTATGTTTGTGGGGTTCGGAGAATATTTTACAAAAAGGTTCCTCTGTGCCTCGTGCTGTGCCTCTAACAGTGAGAATTGGGAATTTAATTGATACTCCCAGTTCTACTAATAAAGACGAGTTAGAGTCAATAACCCAAAAGTGTGCCGCCGCCATTAATCAAATGCACGATTTAGGGCGCTGATTATCCAATTGGAGAAAATCTGCTGTAAGTAGGTAGCGATCGCTATTTGATTGTTGTATGTTGAAAATCAATTAATCAAATTTTTTGATACAGTATATGAGCGGTATTGAAGCCAAAAATCTGTGGCATCGATTAAATAATTTGGCACTAGTCCGCTTTTTGCTGTTAGTTGCGGCTGGTTGGGCGATCGTACAGCTTCTAGCTTACTTTGAGACAGTAATTATAATTTTTACTTTTGCAGCTATTTTGGCTTTTTTACTGAGCTATCCAGTGCAATGGCTACGCCGTTTTCTACCCCACAGTGTTGCAGTTGTCGTAGTTTTCCTAATCAGCATAGTGATTTTAGGAGGATTACTCATTACAGTTGGTGTAGCACTTTTATCTCAGGGTCAACAATTAATTGACAGTATATCGGCTTTCTTAACTTCTTTGTTACCTTTTTTGGAAAGAATAGAGAGATTGTTAAGTAACCGCAATCTACAAATAGATTTAAGTGTAATTCAAGAACAATTGCGAACCCAAGCTGTATCAACACTAGTTACCAGTTTAGCAATTGTGCAACAATTTCTCACTAATTTTGTGACATTTATCTTAATTGCCGTCGTAGCTTTTTTCATGCTACTAGATGGTGAAAAACTTTGGAATTTTATTCTCAAAATAGTTCCCCAAAAACGCCGCATTAGATTTACAAATATTATGCGGCGTAGTTTTCTAGGATTTTTTCGCGGTCAGTTATTATTGTGCTTGTTCCTGACAAGTTCAACATTTATTATTTTCTTATTATTACAAGTGCCTTTTGCTTTAATACTGTCTGTAATAGTAGGAATACTAGATATAATTCCTGGTATTGGAGCTACCTTAGGTGTGGGAACAATTACTTTAATTGTCTTATCTCAAGATGTTTGGTTAGCATTAAAAGTCTTAGCCGCTTGCGTAGTTCTCCAGCAAATTCAAGATAATTTGATTTCCCCTCGTATTATGCAAGGATCACTAAATCTCAATCCAGTAGTAGTATTTTTTGCTTTATTAGTAGGTGCTAGAGTCGCAGGTTTATTGGGTGTTTTTATCTCTATCCCAATCACGGGAGTAATTGTATCTTTATTTGAAATTGATGAGATGAAGTCTGAAGTTTAGCCAATAGTCAAGTCGCTTTGCTCCAATTAAAAATTCAAAAAAGGTCATTAGTTATTGATTTTTCCTTCTCCTACGCCATACCCTTTATTCTCATCTTCCATTTAATGTAAAATCGAAAGATGAGGATAAGAATAGAGAATCATGTCAGATTTAAGAACAGAGTTATCAGAAACTATAGATGAATCAGAGTGGGAATGGCTAATTCCCCATGCACAGAGAGACGCAGTGATTTTAATATCACTAGACTTGAACTTGCTAGATGTGGGAGAGGCGATCGCTAGTGATAATATACCTTCAGTTCAACGATGGATTGATGAGCAATTAATTAGTAAACCTTCTCCTCAGCAACTGGGAGAATGGAACACTAATCAGCAAAAGAGATTTAACACCTTGATCATACAGCCCTATGTTCTGGTGCAAGAAATAGCAGCATAGGTTAAGTAACTCCCACTGCTAACGCCATAAAAAAGGTAGGTGGGAGAAAAGGGAACTATTAACGCTTATGTTTTTCATCTGCACCTGTATAACCAGTAGCCACCCATAATAAAGCCCTAGCCCCATCACGCAAAGATTTTTCAATTGGTTCAGGAGAGTTTTCAGAAGGGACTGAGATTGGTTTAAAGGTAATTCCGCGACTACCTAAAACTATTTCGCCAATGATACAGGCGCGGCGCATATGGAAATCAGAGGTAATTAAATAAACGCTTTTAA comes from the Nostoc sp. PCC 7120 = FACHB-418 genome and includes:
- a CDS encoding lysophospholipid acyltransferase family protein, producing MSANNPLDISRIFLTTLSTKMFRYYEDRIPQDASLLIVSNHRSFMDALTLMAALSNPIRFACHHYMGQVPILREIVTGQLGCFPLEENQHRQQSFFVQSQKLLQTKQMVGVFPEGADPMVKYTPANEVGEFRRGFAHLALRSQVKNLAVLPVAIASLEESNTSAFPLKLLSLFDPSEPLFNQYGWHPLVIYHRVAVLVGRPYWITAQHHNQYHGKQAKNVVAELTTHCHDEIATLLAQGCY
- a CDS encoding alpha/beta fold hydrolase, which gives rise to MPDVELKPCFLTPRRVRPEYPLFVYLPGMDGTGQLLRSQTAGLEIGFDVRCLAIPRQDLTSWDVLTNNVLDLIHAELEKSSQRAVYLCGESFGGCLAMKVATKSPHLFKRLILINSASAFKLRPWLDGLSQMVQLVPECLYDAGALGLLPFLASLQRISRNIRQELLKTMRYVPPETVLWRLSLLREFDISDEKLRSLTQATLLIAGGSDRLLPSVSEAARLANIISNSQKVVLPNSGHACLLEEDVNLYEILQVHNFLEIKSPKISHLKIPQQKI
- the metG gene encoding methionine--tRNA ligase; this encodes MNLVNKAEKTFALTTPLYYVNDVPHIGSAYTTMAADAVARFQKLLGRDVLLITGTDEHGQKIQRSAESLGKAPQEFCDEIVPSFMSLWRLLNIQYDRFSRTTAVRHKAIVDEFFARVWEAGDIYQGQQKGWYCVSCEEFKEERELLEGNRCPIHVNKEVEWRDEQNYFFRLSKYQTQLEEFYQSHPDFIQPESRRNEVLNFVSQGLQDFSISRVNLDWGFPVPNDPKHTLYVWFDALLAYVTALLDPEDEPTLENALGKWWPINLHLIGKDILRFHAVYWPAMLLSAGLPLPDRVFGHGFLTKDGQKMGKSLGNTVDPVGLVQQYGSDAVRYYFLKEIEFGKDGDFNEVRFIHVLNADLANDLGNLLNRTLNMVKKYCANYALSITNEDIPAENTLKALGVDLGAKVKQAYEVLAFNQACGVVLSLVQASNKFIDDQAPWSLYKQERQQEVETVLYTVLESVRLAAYLLSPVIPNISSNIYQQLGFGINFNEQTDITPFAIHAQWGLLSNKQQLGQPQPIFKRIEQTKNV
- a CDS encoding beta-ketoacyl-ACP synthase 3, translating into MQNLGIAITGSGSAVPETSLHNEELSQLVETSDEWISTRTGIRQRRLALPTESLSSLAAAASRQAIASAGITASDIDLILLATSTPDDLFGTATKIQAELGANKAVAFDLTAACSGFVFGLVTAAQFIRTGVYQNVLLIGADILSRWVDWQDRRTCVLFGDGAGAVVLQANSSDRLLGFALKSDGTQNHYLNLAYQGTAKEILPNVKITQGTYQPVTMNGKEVYRFAAQKVPEIIDKALFEAQLTVDQIDWLLLHQANQRILDTVAQRLNIPAHKVISNLANYGNTSAASIPLALDEAVREGKIKPNDIIATSGFGAGLTWGAAIFQWGR
- the fabD gene encoding ACP S-malonyltransferase; translated protein: MTKTAWVFPGQGSQALGMGTDLLDIPTAKEKFAQAEAILGWSVSEICQNEEKLSQTLYTQPSLYVVESILADLTKERGHQPDLVAGHSLGEYIALYVAGVFEWSAGLKLVKRRAELMDSAAGGMMAAMMNFDREQLETVISQTPDVVLANDNSPAQVVISGTPEAVQTVMSQVKAKRAVPLKVSGAFHSHLMNTAAVEFQEILETVEFQQASVPVLSNVEPAPAVDAAILKQRLSQQMTGSVRWREISLTLPANGIEKVVEIGPGNVLTGLIKRTTADLILKNIRNAAELPN
- a CDS encoding leucyl aminopeptidase — translated: MAIQLSDKPLLEWAGDTLAIALFEDAVELTGELGSLDEKFAGILKELITEEEFTGKANSTVFTRVSSNIPVRKIILVGLGKTEAFKIETLRRAAAAVGKVGKKQKSKVIGLSFPLWNNDPTASAQAIAEGLQLALYQDNRFKSDPEDKGSQVETVELLGFAGQEAAINRANQIVSGVILARQLVAAPANSVTPITMAETAQQIAQDYGLQIEILEQEDCEKLGMGAFLGVALASDLPPKFIHLTYKPEGTPKRKLAIVGKGLTFDSGGLNIKGAGSGIETMKIDMGGAAATLGAAKAIAQIKPNVEVHFISAVTENMISGKAMHPGDILTASNGKTIEVNNTDAEGRLTLADALVYTDKLGLDAIVDLATLTGANVIALGDDIAGLYTPDDALAGQLEQAASESGEKIWRMPLEEKYFEGLKSGIADMKNTGPRPGGSITAALFLKQFVKDTAWAHLDIAGPVWADKENGYNGPGATGYGVRLLVDWVLSE
- the plsX gene encoding phosphate acyltransferase PlsX, translated to MGSTCVRIAIDAMGGDHAPNEIVAGAVRASEELGVKVLLVGDPQQIASALPPKTNLERVEIVPAEEAIAMDEEPLNAVRRKRKASINVAMDLVKREQADAIFSAGHSGAAMASALLRLGRLPGVDRPAIGTVFPTIKAGKPVLILDVGANVDCRPKFLEQFAVIGSIYSQYVLGTGEPKVGLLNIGEEDTKGNELALRTHQLLKDNSNINFIGNAEGRDVLSGEFDVIVCDGFVGNILLKFAEAIGGVILQILREELPQGLHGQIGTAILKPNLKRIKQRMDHAEHGGALLLGVSGVCLIGHGSSQAPSVFNAIRMAKEAVDNQVMQQLQSQYEILHSTSD
- a CDS encoding lysophospholipid acyltransferase family protein, encoding MSRTREPLISLALYHAFKWSVVSPMLHTYFRGRIYGVENVPQSGPVVVVSNHASYFDPPIVSNCVRRPVAYMAKQELFEIPVLAQAIKLYGAYPVSRGSADRNAIRAALEYLENGWAVGVFMEGTRTPDGRISDPKRGAALLAAKAKAPILPVCLWGSENILQKGSSVPRAVPLTVRIGNLIDTPSSTNKDELESITQKCAAAINQMHDLGR